One genomic window of Sporocytophaga myxococcoides DSM 11118 includes the following:
- a CDS encoding RluA family pseudouridine synthase — MTEEIENDHDELSEDADLYEHFRIEIDKKQAPIRIDKFLMDRLPNVTRNKIQNGIESEAIKINDKATKCSYKIKPLDVVTVSLPHPPREDVVIPENIPLNIVFEDDQLLIVNKPPGMVVHPAYNNWTGTLVNALAYHFQNLPTSRNGEIRPGLVHRIDKDTSGLLVIAKTEFAMSYLAKQFFDHTIERTYIAMVWGEPKENAGTIRSNMGRSLKDRKVMAVYPEGSETGKHAITHYKVLKNIRYVSLIQCNLETGRTHQIRVHMKHLGHPIFNDVTYGGDKILRGTSFSKYKQFVENCFSIIPRQALHAKTLGFIHPTTKEFMQFDSELPQDFKDAIEKWENYVEYE; from the coding sequence ATGACTGAGGAAATTGAGAATGACCATGACGAACTTTCAGAAGATGCCGATCTGTATGAGCATTTTAGGATTGAAATAGATAAAAAACAAGCTCCGATCAGAATTGACAAATTTCTGATGGATCGTCTGCCCAATGTTACCAGAAACAAAATCCAGAATGGCATAGAGTCGGAAGCGATTAAAATCAATGACAAGGCTACAAAATGCAGTTACAAAATAAAGCCTCTGGATGTTGTTACGGTTTCTCTCCCTCATCCTCCCAGAGAGGACGTTGTAATACCTGAAAATATTCCGCTGAACATTGTCTTCGAAGATGATCAATTGCTGATCGTCAATAAGCCTCCGGGAATGGTAGTGCACCCGGCATATAACAACTGGACAGGAACGCTTGTAAATGCTTTGGCATATCATTTCCAGAATCTTCCAACATCCAGAAATGGAGAGATCAGACCGGGATTAGTTCACAGGATTGATAAAGACACTAGCGGTCTGCTTGTAATCGCCAAGACTGAATTTGCCATGTCCTATCTGGCCAAACAGTTTTTCGACCACACTATAGAGCGAACTTATATTGCCATGGTTTGGGGTGAACCAAAAGAAAATGCCGGAACAATCAGGAGCAATATGGGAAGAAGTCTGAAAGACCGTAAAGTTATGGCTGTATATCCGGAGGGCAGTGAAACAGGCAAGCATGCCATTACTCACTATAAGGTATTGAAAAATATCAGATATGTATCCTTAATTCAATGCAACCTTGAAACGGGAAGGACACACCAGATAAGGGTGCATATGAAGCATTTAGGGCACCCCATATTCAATGATGTGACTTATGGAGGTGATAAAATCTTAAGAGGGACAAGCTTTTCAAAGTATAAGCAGTTTGTTGAAAACTGCTTTAGCATTATTCCGCGACAGGCGCTTCATGCAAAAACATTAGGCTTTATTCATCCGACTACCAAAGAGTTTATGCAATTTGATTCAGAACTTCCTCAGGATTTTAAAGATGCGATTGAGAAGTGGGAGAATTATGTGGAATATGAATAA
- a CDS encoding dipeptidase — protein MNTYIEKNKDRFLSELFDLLRIPSVSADSKYKQDVLKAADFIKDKLLAAGAAKAEICATKGHPIVYGEKLIDPKAPTVLVYGHYDVQPPDPLNLWNSPPFEPVIKDGRIYARGSCDDKGQMYMHIKALETILKNSELNCNIKFLIEGEEEIGSDNLDTFVKENKEKLKADVVLISDTSIISEDCPSITVGLRGLCYLEVEVTGPKRDLHSGIYGGAVANPINTLCKMITSLKDENNHITIPGFYDDVKELSAKEREELNKIPFDLNDYKKELDIEDIEGEKGYTTIERTGIRPTLDVNGIWGGYTGEGAKTVLPSKAFAKISMRLVPGQNFEKVTKQFSQHFKAIAPKSVKVEVHPHHGGEPALIPTNFPGYEAASLAIEEVWGKKPLPTRDGGSIPIVSLFEKVLGLKTVLMGFGLDEDAIHSPNESYKVDHYFKGIETITLFYKHFSALNKGK, from the coding sequence ATGAATACATACATTGAAAAAAACAAAGACAGATTTCTTTCAGAGCTGTTTGATCTGTTGCGAATTCCCTCTGTAAGTGCTGATAGCAAATACAAGCAGGATGTGCTCAAGGCCGCAGATTTCATTAAAGACAAGTTATTAGCAGCCGGGGCAGCTAAAGCAGAAATTTGTGCAACGAAGGGGCATCCTATTGTTTATGGAGAAAAACTTATTGATCCTAAAGCTCCTACAGTTTTGGTGTATGGTCATTACGATGTACAGCCTCCCGATCCTCTGAATCTTTGGAATAGCCCCCCATTTGAGCCCGTGATAAAAGATGGCAGGATTTATGCGCGAGGTTCTTGTGATGATAAGGGGCAGATGTACATGCACATCAAGGCACTTGAAACCATCCTGAAAAACAGCGAATTAAACTGCAATATTAAGTTCCTTATAGAGGGTGAAGAAGAAATAGGTTCAGACAATCTGGATACTTTCGTAAAAGAGAATAAGGAAAAGTTAAAAGCTGATGTGGTTTTAATTTCCGATACATCGATTATTTCCGAAGATTGTCCTTCTATAACTGTTGGCTTGAGAGGATTGTGTTATCTTGAAGTTGAGGTTACCGGTCCTAAAAGAGACCTTCATTCAGGCATTTATGGTGGAGCAGTGGCAAACCCGATCAATACTTTGTGTAAAATGATTACTTCTTTGAAAGATGAGAACAATCATATCACCATTCCGGGATTTTATGATGATGTAAAAGAGCTATCTGCAAAAGAGCGAGAGGAATTGAATAAAATCCCATTCGATCTGAATGATTACAAAAAAGAACTTGACATTGAAGATATTGAAGGAGAAAAGGGGTATACCACAATTGAAAGAACTGGTATTAGACCAACCCTGGATGTAAACGGAATTTGGGGAGGTTATACTGGCGAAGGAGCTAAAACCGTTCTTCCTTCGAAGGCTTTTGCAAAAATTTCCATGCGATTGGTGCCTGGACAGAATTTTGAGAAAGTTACAAAGCAGTTTAGCCAGCATTTCAAAGCTATAGCTCCTAAATCAGTGAAGGTGGAAGTACATCCGCATCATGGAGGAGAGCCGGCTTTGATACCGACGAACTTTCCTGGTTATGAAGCAGCAAGTCTGGCAATAGAAGAGGTATGGGGTAAAAAGCCTTTGCCGACAAGAGATGGAGGCAGTATACCAATTGTAAGTTTGTTTGAAAAGGTATTGGGTCTGAAAACAGTATTGATGGGATTTGGACTGGATGAAGATGCTATTCATTCGCCGAATGAAAGTTATAAAGTAGATCATTACTTCAAAGGAATAGAAACGATCACTTTATTTTATAAGCACTTTAGTGCGCTCAACAAAGGAAAATAA
- a CDS encoding protein-disulfide reductase DsbD domain-containing protein, translating to MKIRILIFFLMLGISASLMAQIEKPVTWSTTISKKEVKAGEIVELIFTAQIKSGWYLYSSDFDPNLGPNVTEIEIEKDPSFEVVGKLISVDSKKKYDSLWGGEYRYFKGTGVFKQKVKILKDNPVIKVSLNAQACTDVSGKCVPVSGEFTFDGIKVTAGQVKETPAPTNPKTPNKPTGALDRNSSVAELELQKSKLITRTPDGKDESIEVLKTFARKWGN from the coding sequence ATGAAGATCAGGATTTTAATTTTCTTTTTAATGCTGGGTATTTCTGCGAGTCTGATGGCCCAGATAGAAAAGCCAGTTACATGGAGTACTACTATTTCAAAAAAGGAAGTAAAGGCGGGTGAAATAGTAGAACTGATATTTACAGCTCAGATCAAATCAGGATGGTATTTGTATTCAAGTGACTTTGATCCGAATCTTGGTCCGAATGTAACGGAAATTGAAATCGAAAAAGATCCATCATTTGAAGTAGTTGGAAAACTTATATCAGTAGATTCCAAAAAGAAATATGATTCCCTTTGGGGTGGAGAATACAGATATTTTAAAGGCACAGGAGTATTCAAACAAAAAGTAAAAATCCTTAAAGATAATCCTGTGATCAAAGTATCATTGAATGCACAGGCCTGCACGGATGTAAGCGGAAAGTGCGTGCCTGTGAGCGGAGAGTTTACTTTTGATGGAATAAAAGTTACAGCGGGCCAAGTAAAAGAGACCCCTGCTCCGACTAATCCTAAAACACCGAATAAACCAACAGGTGCACTGGATAGGAATTCATCAGTAGCAGAGCTTGAATTACAAAAATCAAAATTGATTACACGTACCCCTGATGGTAAAGACGAATCCATTGAAGTATTGAAAACATTTGCGAGAAAATGGGGAAATTAA
- a CDS encoding DUF6929 family protein, which produces MQTKVIKKAVLENIPSASGVEVVDGMIYIIGDDSKYLFKLKYNLELLEKIELFKSDAEYKIPKSEKPDLECMTVVTINSYKHLLIFGSGSTDKRNKVFLVKLPTRYNKNHFVQQFDLTEFYKLLQSNYEITGGESLNLEAAASDDQHLYLFNRANRKGSNSVMVIKLEEFIPYLCEGSQLVPFPFVKTYHLPQIGGVPSGFSGASVFGKRLYFTASAEDTDNAYLDGIVAGSHVGIFELGEFDYLRGGMNNLLPAEFQMGPIDDNGQMYKGKIESISIFEEESSKETIAIAVTDNDAGDSELLMLSVNF; this is translated from the coding sequence ATGCAAACTAAGGTTATTAAAAAAGCTGTTCTTGAAAACATTCCTTCTGCTTCCGGTGTCGAGGTGGTAGATGGAATGATTTATATCATTGGAGATGATAGCAAGTATCTGTTCAAGCTGAAATACAATCTTGAGCTTCTTGAAAAGATTGAATTGTTTAAGTCTGATGCTGAATATAAAATCCCCAAAAGTGAAAAGCCGGATCTTGAGTGTATGACTGTTGTTACCATTAACAGCTATAAGCATTTACTCATCTTCGGTTCAGGCTCTACAGATAAAAGAAATAAAGTCTTTCTAGTTAAGCTGCCTACCAGGTATAACAAAAACCACTTTGTACAACAGTTTGATCTCACGGAATTTTATAAGCTACTTCAAAGTAATTATGAAATTACTGGGGGCGAGTCTCTAAACCTGGAAGCTGCTGCGTCGGATGATCAGCATTTGTATTTGTTTAACAGGGCCAACAGAAAAGGAAGTAATTCGGTGATGGTGATCAAACTGGAGGAGTTTATTCCTTATTTGTGTGAAGGGTCACAATTAGTGCCTTTCCCTTTTGTTAAGACCTATCATTTACCACAAATTGGTGGAGTACCATCAGGTTTTTCTGGAGCATCTGTATTCGGGAAAAGGCTTTATTTCACTGCAAGTGCCGAAGATACAGATAATGCTTACCTTGATGGTATTGTGGCTGGAAGTCATGTAGGTATTTTTGAGCTTGGAGAATTCGACTATCTGAGAGGAGGTATGAATAATCTTCTTCCGGCTGAGTTTCAAATGGGTCCGATCGACGATAATGGACAAATGTATAAAGGTAAGATCGAATCCATTTCAATATTTGAAGAGGAATCTTCCAAAGAGACAATAGCCATTGCTGTAACAGATAATGATGCTGGTGATTCTGAGCTGTTGATGCTTTCTGTGAATTTTTAA
- a CDS encoding T9SS type A sorting domain-containing protein produces MKKILSACFIVFTVHLANAQITLTSANNYEIGDKFTSREYDGSALTVGEINTPATSRDFSGLTENSSYTNEVVAVPSGDVATYPNANLALKAVKATKDEYQYYEATTNDLINWGYKNTDIGNAVNTDGYKYLTYPFSLNSTFTDNFSGTATLSFSGFSGSSTRTATVTSIADEEASLVLNNGVTYEKALRIKNVATITDVVTIFPLPTPVTATTNITSFTWYTQTAKFPVLTIIFSETNIPGFGTQSQVLFIQNAVEPATGIASLELSKQITLFPNPSNSQINLTYGLKEATQLKVNVNSIDGKLVKTLYEGRQTAGDQQIFGDVSNLQKGMYYVEIIAGERRQISKLVIE; encoded by the coding sequence ATGAAAAAAATTTTATCTGCTTGTTTTATCGTATTCACTGTACATCTGGCAAATGCTCAGATTACACTTACTTCAGCAAATAATTATGAGATCGGTGACAAATTTACAAGTCGTGAGTATGATGGGTCCGCTCTCACTGTTGGTGAAATAAACACTCCAGCTACTTCCAGAGATTTTTCAGGTTTGACTGAAAACAGCTCTTATACTAATGAAGTAGTAGCTGTTCCTTCAGGTGATGTTGCTACTTACCCTAACGCGAATCTTGCACTAAAAGCAGTTAAAGCAACAAAAGATGAATATCAGTATTATGAAGCTACTACAAATGATTTGATTAACTGGGGATACAAAAATACGGATATTGGAAATGCTGTAAATACAGATGGTTATAAATATCTTACTTATCCGTTTTCCCTTAACAGCACTTTTACAGATAATTTTAGCGGTACGGCGACCCTTTCGTTTTCGGGATTTTCCGGTAGCTCAACAAGAACTGCAACTGTTACCTCCATTGCAGATGAAGAAGCTTCTCTGGTTCTAAATAACGGAGTCACTTATGAAAAAGCTTTAAGGATCAAAAATGTAGCAACTATAACAGATGTAGTAACGATATTTCCATTGCCTACTCCTGTTACTGCAACAACGAACATTACTTCGTTTACCTGGTATACTCAAACTGCAAAATTTCCCGTACTGACAATAATCTTTTCCGAAACAAATATACCTGGATTTGGAACTCAATCTCAGGTTTTATTTATTCAGAATGCAGTAGAGCCTGCGACAGGAATTGCATCGCTTGAATTGTCTAAACAAATAACTCTTTTCCCAAATCCTTCAAACAGTCAGATAAATTTAACTTATGGCCTGAAAGAAGCGACTCAGTTAAAAGTGAATGTAAATTCAATAGATGGCAAATTGGTTAAGACACTGTATGAAGGAAGACAAACAGCCGGAGATCAGCAGATCTTTGGAGATGTTTCAAATCTGCAGAAAGGAATGTATTATGTTGAAATAATTGCAGGTGAGAGAAGGCAGATTTCTAAGCTTGTAATTGAATAA
- a CDS encoding protein-disulfide reductase DsbD family protein — MGKLKFIKSLFFSLLFILPIVSFSQGTPSKEELKKASEHIEKLIERDSLNNLIIQELKSQLDGSAKKDSSLYTRTVEKSPAPTALEKLERKFKKRNSGPGQVSLLAYIIISFGAGFIALFTPCVFPMIPMTVTFFTGGHQKRSEGVKKAIIYGLSIILLYFIIGLLFGPALANLLSTHWLPNVIFSAVFVVFALSFLGMFEITLPASIVNKADEQADKGGYYGVFFMAVTLVLVSFSCTAPIVGNILVMAWSEGQVLRPALGMLAYSTAFAVPFSLFALFPSWLSKLPKSGGWLNVIKVILGFIELALALKFLSIADQVYHWGILDREVYIAIWIVLSVLLGLYLLGKYQLPHDSALHKISVPRLLLAIIAFSFAMYLVPGLFGAPLKALSGYLPPMSTHDFDLPGIVREYTNSHEAYICDEPKYASSNKKLPHGLNGYYTYEQARECAKKKNLPLMIDFTGHGCVSCREMEANVWSDAEVLKLLSNDFIIASLYVDDRTKLDSSDVFVSKLDDKKKTTLGQKNAELQIMRFKNNAQPYYVLIDPFTEELLAEPTAYDPSVTNFLDFLHEAISNFRADHPKE, encoded by the coding sequence ATGGGGAAATTAAAGTTTATAAAGTCATTATTTTTTTCTCTTCTGTTTATTCTTCCTATAGTTTCCTTTTCACAAGGTACTCCTTCAAAAGAAGAATTAAAGAAAGCAAGTGAGCATATTGAAAAGCTCATCGAGAGAGATAGTTTGAATAATCTGATTATTCAGGAGCTGAAGTCGCAACTTGACGGATCGGCCAAAAAGGATTCTAGTCTATATACAAGAACAGTTGAAAAATCACCTGCACCAACGGCGCTTGAAAAGCTTGAGAGAAAGTTTAAAAAACGAAATAGTGGTCCGGGGCAGGTATCATTGCTTGCTTACATAATAATTTCATTTGGCGCTGGGTTTATTGCATTGTTCACACCATGTGTTTTTCCGATGATCCCTATGACTGTGACCTTCTTTACAGGAGGGCATCAAAAAAGATCTGAAGGGGTTAAAAAGGCGATCATTTATGGATTGTCCATTATCCTATTGTATTTTATCATAGGCTTGTTATTTGGTCCTGCGCTTGCAAATTTGCTGAGTACCCATTGGTTGCCTAATGTTATTTTTTCGGCAGTATTTGTGGTTTTCGCCCTTTCTTTTCTTGGAATGTTTGAAATTACTTTACCAGCATCAATCGTTAATAAGGCGGATGAGCAAGCAGATAAAGGAGGATATTATGGGGTTTTCTTTATGGCGGTAACCCTCGTTTTAGTTTCCTTCTCTTGTACGGCCCCTATTGTTGGAAATATATTAGTAATGGCCTGGTCAGAAGGGCAGGTGCTAAGGCCAGCCTTAGGAATGTTAGCCTATTCAACTGCATTTGCTGTGCCATTTTCATTGTTTGCCTTATTTCCATCATGGTTAAGCAAGCTTCCGAAATCAGGCGGATGGTTGAATGTTATAAAGGTAATTCTAGGTTTTATAGAACTGGCACTCGCCCTTAAATTCCTAAGCATTGCGGATCAAGTTTACCATTGGGGCATTTTAGACAGAGAGGTCTATATTGCTATTTGGATCGTGTTATCTGTTTTACTAGGATTATACCTTTTAGGTAAGTATCAACTTCCACATGACAGCGCTTTGCATAAGATAAGTGTCCCAAGACTTTTATTGGCAATAATAGCTTTTTCTTTCGCAATGTATTTAGTGCCGGGATTATTTGGTGCACCATTAAAAGCATTATCAGGTTATCTACCTCCTATGTCTACTCATGACTTTGATTTGCCTGGAATCGTTCGGGAATACACCAATTCACATGAAGCTTACATTTGTGATGAACCCAAGTATGCAAGTTCAAATAAGAAGCTTCCACATGGTCTGAATGGCTATTATACATATGAGCAGGCGAGAGAATGTGCTAAGAAGAAAAATCTACCGCTCATGATTGATTTTACAGGCCATGGTTGTGTCAGTTGTAGAGAGATGGAGGCAAATGTCTGGTCGGATGCAGAAGTTTTGAAGTTGTTAAGTAATGACTTTATTATTGCTTCTTTGTATGTGGATGATAGAACGAAACTTGACTCTTCAGATGTCTTTGTTTCTAAGTTGGATGACAAGAAGAAAACAACTTTAGGTCAGAAAAATGCAGAATTGCAGATAATGAGATTCAAAAACAATGCTCAGCCTTACTATGTACTTATTGATCCGTTTACTGAGGAATTGTTGGCTGAGCCTACGGCCTATGATCCAAGTGTTACTAATTTCCTTGATTTTCTTCATGAAGCTATCTCCAACTTCAGGGCAGATCACCCAAAAGAGTAA
- a CDS encoding radical SAM protein → MRLISHPVLCNYYVTYRCNASCSFCDIWEKPSPYVTLEQAKANFRDLKKLGVKVIDFTGGEPLLHQQLDQLLSLAKDMGFITTVTTNTLLYPKYAEKLKGKVDMLHFSLDSVHKAEHDKSRGVACYDFFVESIKIAKEIGERPDILFTVFEKNIDQIEEVYKRFALPNDLLLILNPVFEYNGVNTNGGLSDIALARLEKIASEKLIYLNQAFIALRRHGGNHIDNPVCKAASTTIVISPENKLLLPCYHLGMEALDIGDNLYDLYTSEKVQKLVKLEGRYEQCEGCAINCYMQPSFAVDITKYFWMALPSTLKYNIIKGTWKKLLKR, encoded by the coding sequence GTGAGGCTCATTTCACATCCTGTCTTATGTAATTATTATGTCACTTATAGATGCAATGCAAGTTGCTCCTTTTGTGATATTTGGGAAAAACCTTCTCCATATGTTACTCTTGAGCAAGCAAAAGCTAACTTCAGGGATCTTAAAAAACTTGGAGTAAAAGTAATTGATTTCACAGGAGGTGAGCCATTATTGCACCAACAGCTTGACCAACTATTGTCTCTTGCAAAAGACATGGGATTTATTACAACTGTTACCACTAATACACTACTATATCCTAAATATGCAGAGAAATTAAAGGGCAAGGTTGATATGCTACATTTCTCACTTGACTCTGTGCATAAAGCAGAACATGATAAATCAAGAGGTGTGGCATGTTATGACTTCTTTGTAGAATCAATAAAAATAGCAAAGGAAATCGGAGAGCGGCCTGATATCTTGTTTACAGTATTTGAGAAGAACATTGATCAGATAGAGGAGGTTTATAAAAGGTTCGCCTTGCCGAATGATCTTCTGCTTATCCTTAATCCTGTATTTGAATATAACGGTGTTAATACTAATGGCGGCCTTTCGGATATTGCCTTAGCTCGACTGGAAAAGATAGCATCAGAAAAATTAATTTATCTCAATCAGGCATTCATCGCTTTGAGAAGACATGGTGGAAATCATATTGATAATCCGGTTTGCAAAGCTGCAAGCACTACCATTGTGATTTCACCTGAGAATAAACTTTTGCTACCATGCTATCATCTCGGAATGGAGGCTCTTGATATTGGTGATAATCTATATGACCTTTATACATCAGAGAAAGTACAAAAACTTGTAAAGTTGGAAGGAAGGTATGAACAGTGTGAAGGTTGTGCAATCAATTGTTATATGCAACCTTCTTTTGCAGTTGATATAACAAAATATTTCTGGATGGCGTTACCCAGTACATTGAAGTATAATATTATTAAAGGAACCTGGAAGAAACTTTTAAAGCGTTAA
- a CDS encoding 1-aminocyclopropane-1-carboxylate deaminase/D-cysteine desulfhydrase — protein sequence MNPKPFLQEINHPLCQEKNVRFSIWREDLNHPCISGNKYWKLKYNLERAKELSNKSLLTFGGAHSNHIYAFAAAGKEFGFETVGVIRGDECRELSPTLKFATECGMKIYQVSREQYRKKTEPTFLSELAEKFGSPFIIPEGGSNEYAVKGCAEMIENLKCSPDFLCSPVGTGGTLAGIIKGMNGRPKILGFSALKGGRFLKNDIENLLGDEIFTNWEIIDQYHFGGYAKCTAELASFIKEFKRQFNVPLEPIYTGKMVWGILDLISKDFFPENSEIIAIHTGGLQGLKGFEEKGVTFS from the coding sequence GTGAATCCAAAGCCATTTCTTCAGGAAATAAATCACCCACTTTGTCAGGAAAAAAATGTCAGATTTTCTATTTGGAGGGAAGATTTAAATCACCCATGCATTTCGGGTAATAAATATTGGAAACTGAAATACAACCTTGAAAGGGCTAAAGAATTGAGCAATAAATCTTTACTGACTTTTGGAGGAGCACATTCCAATCATATCTATGCATTTGCGGCAGCAGGTAAAGAGTTTGGTTTTGAAACAGTTGGGGTAATCAGAGGAGATGAGTGTCGGGAATTAAGCCCAACCTTAAAATTTGCTACAGAATGTGGAATGAAGATTTATCAGGTTTCCAGGGAGCAATACCGAAAAAAAACAGAACCAACATTTTTAAGCGAGTTGGCGGAAAAATTTGGAAGTCCTTTCATAATTCCGGAAGGAGGAAGCAATGAGTATGCAGTAAAAGGATGTGCCGAAATGATTGAAAATCTGAAATGCTCCCCTGATTTTTTATGCAGCCCAGTAGGAACAGGAGGGACATTGGCAGGAATTATCAAAGGAATGAATGGAAGGCCGAAGATATTGGGCTTTTCTGCGCTAAAAGGGGGAAGATTTTTGAAAAATGATATTGAAAATCTCCTTGGTGATGAAATTTTTACAAACTGGGAAATTATAGATCAATATCATTTTGGCGGTTATGCCAAATGTACTGCTGAACTGGCATCTTTCATTAAAGAATTTAAAAGGCAATTTAATGTTCCACTGGAACCGATTTATACAGGCAAAATGGTTTGGGGAATCCTTGATCTGATAAGCAAAGATTTTTTTCCAGAGAATTCTGAAATTATAGCCATTCACACTGGCGGCCTTCAGGGCCTTAAAGGTTTTGAGGAAAAAGGGGTTACTTTTTCATAA
- a CDS encoding PhoX family protein, with protein MLKTYKSVGINLLLFIIISFPALAQRFQLTKEYDGSGIILPKGVRYDQLFRQGEIVVNVKGAKTTSKGEHDYSCFIPKGKNGIDGFLFVSHESNDTSAALGDGGGATVFEINKIDGRWINKGAFNAVDFSKVGGTFKNCSGALTPWGTILSAEEFPPASNAELYNDGSGCRDTSDFNGMKRYQNMGWVVEIDPVSKSALRKLYAMGRCSHEGILLMPDSVTVYLTDDFTPSVFYKFIAEKAGDLSKGKLFAYQQNANGNGGTWIHLPSDMKSLIESRNIALQRGATSFVRMEWLTLVDGKIYISETGQDEINLDKSAMINSTWANHIQATKNEKGEYDYPFGAVLEFNPSSNSIKPLISGGNGLKNADKHFSNPDGITYAKLKGKTYLVINEDIIKNTRGRVPEEFLKRDKVVNEIWWLDLSIKNPVVDDLKRFLIAPVGAETTGGYFTSDYSTYFLNVQHPDTDNPEPFNRSVTIAVGPIVKKKGKNKR; from the coding sequence ATGTTAAAAACATACAAATCAGTAGGCATTAACCTTTTGCTTTTTATCATAATTTCTTTTCCTGCTTTAGCGCAACGTTTTCAGCTTACGAAAGAATATGATGGCTCCGGAATTATTCTGCCAAAGGGCGTCCGCTATGACCAACTATTTAGGCAAGGAGAGATTGTAGTAAATGTTAAAGGAGCTAAGACAACTTCAAAAGGAGAACATGATTATAGTTGTTTTATTCCAAAGGGAAAAAATGGCATTGATGGTTTTCTGTTTGTATCTCACGAATCTAATGACACAAGCGCAGCATTGGGAGATGGAGGGGGGGCAACCGTTTTTGAAATAAATAAAATTGATGGAAGATGGATTAATAAAGGTGCTTTTAATGCTGTTGATTTTTCAAAGGTTGGTGGTACTTTTAAAAATTGCAGCGGTGCTTTAACTCCTTGGGGAACTATCCTAAGCGCTGAAGAATTTCCGCCAGCTTCAAATGCAGAGCTGTACAATGATGGGAGTGGTTGCAGAGATACAAGTGATTTTAATGGGATGAAAAGATATCAGAATATGGGCTGGGTGGTAGAGATTGATCCTGTTTCAAAATCTGCTTTAAGAAAATTGTATGCAATGGGAAGATGCTCCCATGAAGGCATTTTACTTATGCCGGACAGTGTTACGGTTTATCTTACAGATGATTTTACACCCTCAGTGTTTTATAAATTTATCGCTGAAAAGGCAGGTGACCTATCAAAAGGAAAGCTGTTTGCATATCAGCAAAATGCTAATGGAAACGGAGGTACCTGGATACATCTTCCTTCAGATATGAAATCATTGATTGAATCAAGAAATATTGCCTTACAGCGGGGTGCAACAAGTTTTGTACGCATGGAATGGCTTACGCTTGTTGATGGCAAGATATACATATCAGAAACAGGCCAGGATGAAATCAATTTGGATAAATCGGCTATGATAAACTCCACATGGGCGAATCATATACAAGCTACTAAAAATGAAAAAGGGGAATACGATTATCCGTTTGGAGCTGTTCTTGAATTCAATCCTTCCTCTAACTCAATTAAACCTTTGATCTCCGGAGGCAATGGGCTTAAAAATGCTGACAAACACTTTTCTAATCCTGATGGGATTACCTATGCTAAGTTAAAAGGTAAGACATATCTGGTTATAAATGAAGATATCATTAAAAACACAAGGGGCAGAGTGCCCGAAGAATTTCTTAAAAGAGACAAAGTTGTAAATGAAATCTGGTGGCTTGATCTAAGCATTAAAAATCCTGTAGTAGATGATCTGAAGAGGTTTTTGATAGCTCCTGTAGGTGCGGAAACTACCGGAGGTTATTTTACCTCAGACTACTCGACCTATTTTCTGAATGTCCAACATCCTGACACTGATAATCCTGAGCCATTCAACAGGTCTGTAACCATTGCAGTAGGACCGATAGTGAAGAAGAAAGGAAAGAATAAAAGATAA